Proteins encoded together in one Hymenobacter monticola window:
- a CDS encoding FG-GAP-like repeat-containing protein has protein sequence MRRAGLLAFAGLTLGHAAQAQVGVTSLQPARHAVAAPRNSAVTVGFSQAISAASASNLRVYSARLRGKVPGSVTGGGTATLALTPAQNFAAGDVVSVSLPATMSSTGGTALARHVYQFTTATGGTGRGYFMDTTIVANTTNRDQLLGDLDNDGDLDLVTTGALYGCRIFLNNGSGRYTFKTGLVAGQTPSGTALADVDQDGDLDLLVGDADNNSVAVCINDGLANFIGSVTGAQNSPVGVRPVSIAVGDVDGDGDLDFATANGGASSVSVRLNNGALPLLYTGLVTVAVGVNPTSVALGDVDNDGDLDLLTTNAGTAASPLSTVSVSRNSGTGSFGAATTFTVGAQPSELVLADVDGDGDQDLLTANAGDATVSVRLNNGTATFSGSTTLALPAGSTPTGLRAGDVDADGDLDLVVAQGVGGRVFTFLNAAGTFTVQARALRLSRSPSPTATSVGVTLGDVDADGDLDVVTSDTNGQVMLSLNSGPPPPLPSPTIAALTPNIGPVGTSVVITGTNLTDVTAVRFNGTTAPGYVLNGTGTSISVAVPAGAATGVVTVATEDAGTATSAAPFTVTLPVPVLLTATSPARHAVSAPRGANVSATFSVAITTATAGNLRVFGNQRRGNRPGVLTGGGTPTLTFDPTQDFMPGEAVSVSLPASLRAADGNPAARQVLRFTAAAGGTGQMNFGTATALAATNPGEPVLGDLDNDGDLDLLLPNRNSGTVTQRLNNGAGTFTAGPDIATGLSGVASLTLADLDADGDLDVVALPRGAEDVPLLFNNGSGTFSRSTGPSLGQALAQMVAGDVDADGDLDLIFMPAANQSTYVYLNNGVGSFAFGSALYFSTGSRSLTPTGLALGDLDADGDLDLVVGGYVPYYGIYTVNTHLNDGAGQFTAAQQVNVVDVPSRLSLNDLDNDGDLDLTYQTTLNYITKTSTQLNNGTGTLASGGDVLLGGVGQPVLADADADGDLDLLSYDGIGVNNGAGGFAAIVPIPTTSVSPAGIAVGDVDGDGDLDLVTSQENNVVSVRLNLPLPAPTVVAFSPGSGAVGTSVIITGTNLIGTRAVAFNGVAATGFAVNSRTELVATVPAGATTGPVSVTTPAGTAASATSFTVTQPVAVLSVSPVRNAASAPRATAVAVTFAQPISTSSAGNLRVFGARVRGQRAGTLTGGGTSTLTFAPTQPFAPGELVSVSLPSTLVGPTSTQVVRPHVFQFTAAAGGTGTGVFNTTGTANIPINSRASGLTMGDLNNDGAIDVVASDGSIRLNDGSGAFSGGLAGSLYLRNYPYAVALADLDGNGTLDLVSAPGEVLLNDGTATFTAANNFANLGPDTRDVATGDFDGDGDLDVVVPKYTADSLLIRFNNGSAGFPTVQRVGVGARPKGLAVGDVDNDGDLDLLVACEGNGSGTSVVSICFNNGGGLFTRVVALPANGATANVTSTRLALGDLDGDGALDLVTNAGIVRLNNGTGTFSGTQATATGANLTLGDVDADGDLDLLTSNGISGAVLCVNNGQGVLTATPSAISEPNSWGGVALADIDGDGDLDALTNAFGAYVVYVRLNHRVAPPVISGFAPGIGLPGATVVLTGADFIGTTAVAFNGTAAPGFVVNTAGQLTVSVPAGATSGVITATTPAGTGTSATAFTVLRPVAVTSVSPARNAVVGLSTPVSATFSQAIPTNTAANLTVFSAQRGGRRAGTRAGAGTSTLTFTPTQAFEPGELVSVSIPAYTDANQTRVVKQAYQFRAAVGGTGRGFLAAPINTTLSTAVSTPANDLTMGDVDGDGAQDMLVHDGSAVQVQRNTGAGTFTAAGSVAVAGTSGSQLVLGDVDGDGDLDLAAMSSRSSVVSIRLNNGSGVFGGTQDVSVGDAPRAVALADMDADGDLDLVTGNQGSSSCTTSVRFNDGSGNFSGTTNELFSNGTNTSFSNLQIGDVDADGDLDLLVGNGGGVFICLNNGQGGLAATTAGVPLSNGSGNIFLGDLDADGDLDLLASTPSNVQGTPSRVKVALNDGRGNFAGNEFALPSIGGLMRVGDVDADGDFDIIMTYVTDPSELWVNNGRATFTRQMELSLGYVPAQMALSDVDGDGDLDVVSSNYYTPTVYSVRLNGPPSAPVISSFAPPAGPEGTAVVITGTGFFGATAVRFNGTNAPGFVVNSTTRISVNVPVGATTGTLSVTTPVGTATSVATFTVIPLAGPTAYVPARNALAVARNATVGLTFPAAMGTGTAGNLRVFGNQLRGRRPGVLTGGGTASLSFDPDQDFAPGEQISVSLPATMQTTTGGIVRKQVYQFTAATGGPGGGAYRAGTDVLLGQFATAVAVGDLDNDGDLDIITAPYSSGASLTVQLNNGQARFSQGVVLPPYGATVSEIVLADVDGDGDLDILACYSFNLVVCLNNGNATFAPAVFTTVSGQRFAMGDMDADGDLDFVSTTYQSNALSVALNDGTGRFTTLPYQTTTTPLNLALGDVDGDGDLDVVTANDTNGAQLFLNNGAGVLASGLPYAFTGETRSVALADVDANGDLDLAVGYNDTSGSNSSGWLAVLANNGSGVFTASGQRMASGGRFSHLKLGDVDHDGDLDLLTANGLTDNVSIRLNNGQGGFSGNFSVAVPTNPSQLVLGDLDGDGDLDFTTTQSVSGTNYAAIRLNDGQLLASRPGAGAAGRATLYPNPAHGQFRVLVPVKLRAGAGTAPARLYNALGQAVLEQPFRLSAAGELTVSVAHLPAGIYTLHLPLTGEAGIYKIVLE, from the coding sequence GGCCCAGGTAGGGGTAACCAGCCTACAGCCGGCGCGGCACGCGGTGGCCGCCCCTCGCAATAGCGCCGTGACGGTGGGCTTTTCGCAGGCCATCTCGGCCGCTTCGGCTTCCAATCTGCGGGTGTATAGCGCGCGGCTGCGGGGCAAGGTGCCGGGCTCCGTGACTGGGGGCGGCACGGCCACACTCGCCCTCACGCCCGCCCAGAATTTTGCGGCCGGCGACGTGGTGAGCGTGAGCCTGCCGGCCACCATGAGCAGCACGGGCGGCACGGCCCTCGCGCGGCATGTGTACCAGTTCACCACGGCCACGGGCGGCACGGGGCGGGGCTACTTCATGGATACCACCATTGTGGCCAATACCACCAACCGCGACCAGTTGCTGGGCGACCTCGACAACGACGGCGACCTGGACCTGGTGACAACCGGCGCGCTCTACGGCTGCCGCATTTTTCTCAACAACGGCAGCGGGCGCTACACCTTCAAAACCGGCCTGGTGGCGGGCCAAACCCCCAGCGGCACCGCCCTGGCCGACGTGGACCAGGACGGCGACCTCGACCTGCTGGTGGGCGACGCCGACAACAACAGCGTGGCCGTGTGCATCAACGACGGCCTGGCCAACTTCATTGGCTCGGTGACGGGTGCCCAGAACTCGCCGGTGGGCGTCCGGCCCGTGAGCATCGCGGTGGGCGACGTGGACGGCGACGGCGACCTGGACTTTGCCACGGCCAACGGCGGCGCCAGCTCCGTGAGCGTGCGTCTCAACAACGGCGCCCTGCCGCTGCTCTACACCGGCCTGGTGACGGTAGCCGTGGGCGTAAACCCCACTTCAGTGGCCCTGGGCGACGTGGACAACGACGGCGACCTCGACCTACTCACCACCAACGCCGGCACGGCCGCCAGCCCGCTGAGCACCGTGAGCGTGAGCCGCAACTCCGGCACGGGCTCGTTCGGCGCAGCCACGACCTTCACCGTGGGCGCGCAGCCTTCAGAGCTGGTGCTGGCCGACGTGGACGGCGACGGCGACCAGGACCTGCTAACCGCTAATGCCGGTGACGCCACCGTGAGCGTGCGCCTCAACAACGGCACGGCCACGTTTTCTGGCAGCACCACATTGGCCCTGCCTGCGGGCAGCACCCCAACGGGCCTGCGCGCGGGCGACGTGGACGCCGACGGCGACCTTGACCTGGTGGTGGCCCAGGGCGTGGGCGGCCGGGTATTCACGTTTCTGAACGCGGCGGGCACCTTCACGGTGCAGGCGCGGGCCCTGCGCCTGAGCCGCAGCCCCTCGCCTACTGCCACTTCCGTGGGCGTGACGCTGGGCGACGTGGACGCCGACGGCGACCTCGACGTGGTGACCTCGGACACCAATGGGCAGGTGATGCTGAGTTTGAACAGCGGCCCGCCCCCGCCCCTGCCCAGCCCCACCATTGCAGCCCTGACGCCTAACATAGGCCCGGTGGGCACGTCCGTTGTCATCACGGGCACGAACCTGACCGACGTGACGGCCGTGCGTTTTAATGGCACCACCGCACCGGGCTATGTGCTTAACGGCACGGGCACCAGCATCAGCGTGGCGGTACCGGCCGGCGCAGCCACTGGCGTGGTGACTGTGGCCACGGAGGACGCGGGCACGGCCACCTCAGCTGCGCCATTCACCGTGACGCTGCCTGTGCCGGTGCTGCTCACGGCCACCTCGCCGGCCCGCCACGCGGTAAGCGCGCCGCGCGGGGCCAACGTGTCGGCTACATTTTCGGTGGCCATCACGACGGCCACGGCGGGCAACCTGCGGGTGTTTGGCAACCAGCGGCGCGGCAACCGGCCCGGCGTGCTGACCGGGGGCGGCACCCCCACCCTCACCTTCGACCCCACCCAGGACTTTATGCCCGGCGAGGCCGTGAGCGTGAGCTTGCCCGCCAGCCTGCGCGCCGCCGACGGCAACCCTGCTGCCAGGCAGGTGCTACGGTTCACGGCCGCTGCTGGCGGCACCGGCCAGATGAATTTCGGCACGGCCACCGCCCTGGCCGCCACCAACCCCGGCGAGCCCGTGCTGGGCGACCTCGACAACGACGGCGACCTGGACTTGCTGCTTCCAAACCGTAACTCCGGCACCGTGACCCAACGCCTGAATAACGGCGCGGGCACCTTCACCGCCGGGCCGGACATTGCCACCGGCCTCTCCGGCGTGGCGAGCCTGACCCTGGCCGACCTCGACGCCGATGGCGACCTGGACGTGGTGGCCCTGCCCCGGGGGGCCGAAGACGTGCCACTGCTTTTCAACAACGGCAGCGGCACTTTCAGCAGGAGCACGGGCCCGAGCCTGGGCCAGGCCCTTGCGCAGATGGTGGCGGGCGACGTGGACGCCGACGGCGACCTGGATTTGATTTTTATGCCGGCGGCGAATCAGTCGACCTATGTGTACCTGAACAATGGCGTGGGCAGCTTTGCCTTTGGCTCTGCGCTTTATTTCAGCACGGGCTCGCGCTCCCTCACGCCCACCGGCCTGGCCCTGGGCGACCTGGATGCCGATGGCGACCTCGACCTGGTGGTGGGCGGCTACGTGCCCTATTACGGCATTTACACCGTTAACACGCACCTCAACGACGGGGCCGGGCAGTTCACGGCAGCGCAGCAGGTCAATGTTGTGGATGTGCCTTCGAGGCTCTCGCTGAATGACCTCGACAACGACGGCGACCTTGACCTCACGTATCAGACCACGCTGAATTACATTACCAAAACCAGCACCCAGCTCAACAACGGAACGGGCACGCTGGCCAGCGGCGGCGACGTGCTGCTGGGCGGCGTGGGCCAGCCCGTGCTGGCCGATGCCGACGCTGACGGCGACCTCGACCTGCTGAGCTACGACGGCATTGGCGTGAACAACGGAGCCGGGGGCTTCGCCGCCATTGTGCCCATTCCCACCACCTCCGTTTCGCCGGCCGGCATTGCCGTGGGCGATGTGGACGGCGACGGCGACCTCGACCTGGTGACCTCGCAGGAAAACAACGTGGTGAGCGTGCGGCTGAACCTGCCCCTGCCCGCCCCCACCGTGGTGGCTTTCTCGCCGGGCAGCGGAGCGGTGGGCACCAGCGTCATCATCACCGGCACCAACCTTATCGGGACCCGCGCGGTGGCCTTCAACGGGGTGGCCGCTACCGGCTTTGCCGTGAACTCGCGCACCGAACTGGTGGCGACCGTGCCCGCAGGCGCTACCACCGGCCCCGTGAGTGTGACCACGCCGGCCGGCACGGCCGCCTCGGCCACGTCCTTCACCGTGACGCAGCCCGTGGCCGTGCTCAGCGTGAGCCCGGTCCGCAACGCGGCCAGCGCGCCGCGCGCCACGGCAGTGGCCGTCACGTTTGCGCAGCCCATCAGCACGAGCAGCGCGGGCAACCTGCGGGTGTTCGGGGCCCGGGTGCGGGGCCAGCGGGCGGGCACGCTCACGGGCGGCGGCACCAGCACGCTCACCTTCGCGCCCACCCAGCCGTTTGCGCCGGGCGAGCTGGTGAGCGTGAGCCTGCCCAGCACGTTGGTGGGCCCCACCAGCACCCAGGTGGTGCGGCCCCACGTGTTTCAGTTCACGGCCGCGGCTGGGGGCACGGGCACGGGCGTGTTCAACACCACCGGAACGGCCAACATTCCAATCAATAGCCGCGCATCGGGCCTGACGATGGGCGACCTGAACAACGACGGCGCCATCGACGTGGTGGCTTCCGACGGCAGCATCCGCCTCAACGACGGCAGTGGGGCCTTCTCCGGCGGTTTGGCGGGGAGCCTGTACCTGCGCAACTACCCCTATGCCGTGGCGTTGGCCGATTTGGACGGCAACGGCACCCTCGACCTGGTGTCGGCACCGGGGGAAGTGCTGCTCAACGATGGAACCGCCACCTTCACGGCGGCCAACAACTTCGCCAACCTAGGGCCGGATACGCGCGACGTGGCCACCGGCGACTTCGACGGCGACGGCGACCTCGACGTGGTGGTGCCCAAGTACACGGCCGACAGCCTGCTTATTCGCTTCAACAACGGCAGCGCCGGCTTTCCCACCGTGCAGCGCGTGGGCGTGGGCGCCCGCCCCAAGGGCCTGGCCGTGGGCGATGTGGACAACGACGGTGACCTTGACCTGCTGGTGGCCTGCGAAGGCAACGGCAGTGGCACCAGTGTGGTGAGCATCTGCTTCAACAACGGCGGCGGGCTTTTCACCCGCGTGGTGGCGCTGCCAGCCAACGGGGCCACGGCAAACGTCACCAGCACCCGCCTCGCGCTGGGCGACCTCGACGGCGACGGTGCCCTTGACTTGGTGACCAACGCGGGCATTGTGCGCCTCAACAACGGCACCGGCACTTTCTCGGGCACCCAAGCCACTGCCACGGGCGCCAACCTCACGCTGGGCGACGTGGACGCCGATGGCGACCTCGACCTGCTCACCAGCAACGGCATCAGCGGCGCGGTGCTGTGCGTCAACAATGGCCAGGGGGTGCTCACCGCTACGCCCAGCGCCATCAGCGAGCCCAATAGCTGGGGCGGCGTGGCCCTGGCCGACATCGACGGCGACGGCGACTTGGACGCGCTGACCAACGCCTTTGGCGCCTACGTAGTGTACGTGCGCCTCAACCACCGGGTGGCCCCGCCGGTCATCAGCGGCTTTGCGCCGGGCATCGGCCTGCCGGGCGCCACGGTGGTACTCACGGGGGCCGATTTTATTGGCACCACCGCCGTTGCTTTCAACGGCACCGCCGCGCCCGGCTTTGTGGTGAATACTGCCGGCCAGCTCACCGTGAGCGTACCGGCCGGCGCTACTTCGGGCGTCATCACGGCTACCACGCCGGCGGGCACGGGCACGTCGGCCACCGCTTTCACGGTGCTGCGGCCCGTAGCGGTGACCAGCGTGAGCCCCGCCCGCAACGCGGTGGTGGGGCTGAGCACGCCCGTCAGCGCCACTTTCAGCCAAGCCATTCCGACCAACACGGCCGCCAACCTGACGGTGTTCAGCGCGCAGCGCGGCGGCCGGCGGGCGGGCACGCGCGCCGGCGCGGGCACCAGCACGCTCACCTTCACGCCCACGCAGGCCTTCGAGCCGGGCGAGCTGGTGAGCGTGAGCATCCCGGCCTATACCGACGCCAACCAGACGCGGGTGGTGAAGCAGGCCTACCAGTTCCGGGCGGCCGTGGGCGGCACCGGGCGCGGCTTCCTCGCGGCGCCCATTAACACCACGCTGAGCACCGCGGTGAGCACGCCGGCGAACGACCTTACGATGGGCGACGTGGACGGCGATGGTGCCCAGGACATGCTGGTGCACGACGGCAGCGCGGTGCAGGTGCAACGCAACACCGGCGCGGGCACTTTCACGGCGGCTGGCTCGGTGGCGGTGGCCGGCACCAGCGGCTCGCAGTTGGTGCTGGGCGATGTGGACGGCGACGGCGACCTCGACCTGGCTGCCATGAGCAGCCGCAGCAGCGTGGTGAGCATCCGGCTGAACAATGGCAGCGGGGTTTTCGGCGGCACGCAGGACGTGTCCGTGGGCGACGCCCCCCGCGCCGTGGCCCTAGCCGATATGGACGCCGACGGCGACCTCGACCTGGTGACTGGCAATCAGGGCTCCAGTTCCTGCACCACCAGCGTACGCTTCAACGACGGCAGCGGCAACTTTAGCGGCACCACCAACGAGCTTTTCAGCAACGGCACCAACACCAGCTTTTCCAACCTGCAAATTGGCGACGTAGACGCCGACGGCGACCTGGACCTGCTGGTGGGCAACGGCGGCGGGGTATTCATTTGCCTCAACAACGGCCAGGGCGGCCTGGCGGCCACGACGGCCGGCGTACCGCTCTCTAATGGGAGCGGCAATATCTTCCTGGGCGACCTGGACGCCGATGGCGACCTTGACCTGCTGGCCTCGACCCCCAGCAACGTGCAGGGCACGCCCTCCCGCGTGAAAGTGGCCCTGAACGACGGCCGCGGCAATTTTGCGGGCAATGAGTTTGCTCTGCCCAGCATCGGCGGCCTGATGCGCGTGGGCGACGTGGACGCCGACGGCGACTTCGACATCATCATGACCTACGTCACCGACCCCAGCGAGCTGTGGGTGAACAACGGCCGCGCCACCTTCACCCGCCAGATGGAATTGAGCCTAGGCTACGTCCCCGCCCAGATGGCGCTGAGCGACGTGGACGGCGACGGAGACCTCGACGTGGTGAGCTCCAACTATTACACCCCCACCGTGTACAGCGTGCGGCTGAACGGGCCGCCCTCGGCGCCAGTTATCAGCAGCTTCGCGCCCCCCGCCGGCCCCGAGGGCACGGCCGTGGTCATCACGGGTACGGGCTTTTTTGGCGCCACCGCCGTGCGCTTCAATGGCACCAACGCGCCGGGCTTCGTGGTAAACTCAACCACGCGGATTTCGGTGAATGTGCCGGTGGGCGCCACCACGGGCACCCTTTCCGTCACGACGCCGGTGGGCACGGCCACCTCCGTGGCCACCTTCACAGTGATTCCGCTGGCGGGCCCCACGGCGTATGTGCCGGCCCGCAACGCCCTGGCGGTGGCCCGCAACGCCACCGTGGGCCTTACGTTCCCGGCGGCCATGGGCACGGGCACGGCGGGCAACCTGCGCGTGTTTGGCAACCAGCTGCGGGGCCGGCGGCCGGGCGTGCTCACGGGCGGCGGCACCGCTTCGCTTAGTTTCGACCCTGACCAGGACTTTGCACCCGGCGAGCAAATCAGCGTGAGCTTGCCGGCCACCATGCAAACCACCACGGGCGGCATCGTGCGGAAGCAAGTGTACCAGTTCACGGCTGCCACGGGCGGGCCGGGCGGCGGCGCCTACCGGGCGGGCACCGATGTGCTGCTGGGTCAGTTTGCCACCGCCGTGGCCGTGGGCGACCTGGACAACGACGGCGACCTGGATATAATAACAGCGCCTTATAGCAGCGGGGCCAGCCTGACGGTGCAGCTCAACAACGGGCAGGCGCGCTTCAGCCAGGGCGTCGTTCTGCCGCCCTACGGGGCCACAGTGTCGGAAATAGTTCTGGCCGACGTGGACGGCGACGGCGACCTTGATATCCTGGCCTGCTACAGCTTCAACCTGGTGGTGTGCCTCAACAACGGCAACGCCACCTTCGCTCCGGCCGTGTTCACGACCGTGTCCGGCCAGCGGTTTGCCATGGGCGACATGGACGCCGACGGCGACCTGGACTTTGTCTCGACTACCTACCAAAGCAACGCGCTGTCCGTAGCGCTCAACGACGGCACGGGCCGCTTCACCACCCTGCCCTATCAAACCACGACCACGCCCCTGAACCTAGCGCTGGGCGACGTGGATGGCGACGGTGACCTCGACGTGGTGACGGCCAACGACACCAACGGGGCGCAGCTGTTTCTCAACAACGGCGCTGGCGTGCTGGCCAGTGGCCTCCCGTACGCCTTTACCGGCGAAACCCGCAGCGTGGCGCTGGCCGATGTGGACGCCAACGGCGACCTCGACCTGGCCGTGGGCTACAACGATACCAGCGGCAGCAACAGCAGCGGCTGGCTCGCGGTGCTGGCCAACAACGGCAGCGGCGTCTTCACGGCATCGGGCCAGCGCATGGCCTCGGGCGGCCGCTTCAGCCATTTGAAGCTGGGCGACGTAGACCACGACGGCGACCTCGACCTGCTGACGGCCAACGGCCTCACCGACAACGTCAGCATCCGGCTCAACAACGGCCAGGGCGGCTTTTCGGGCAACTTCAGCGTGGCCGTGCCCACCAACCCCTCGCAGCTGGTCCTGGGCGACCTCGACGGCGATGGCGACCTGGATTTTACCACCACCCAGTCCGTGAGCGGCACCAACTACGCCGCCATCCGCCTCAACGACGGCCAGTTGCTGGCCAGCCGGCCCGGGGCCGGCGCGGCCGGCCGCGCCACGCTCTACCCCAACCCGGCGCACGGCCAGTTCCGGGTGCTGGTGCCGGTGAAGCTGCGGGCCGGCGCCGGCACCGCACCGGCGCGCCTCTACAACGCGCTGGGCCAGGCGGTGCTGGAGCAGCCGTTCCGGCTTTCGGCAGCCGGCGAGCTGACGGTATCGGTAGCCCATTTGCCGGCGGGCATCTACACGCTGCACTTGCCGCTGACCGGCGAGGCGGGCATTTATAAAATTGTGCTTGAATAA